A window of the Phaseolus vulgaris cultivar G19833 chromosome 5, P. vulgaris v2.0, whole genome shotgun sequence genome harbors these coding sequences:
- the LOC137834384 gene encoding cellulose synthase-like protein H1 produces MVSTQSNAIDYGFIPNNLFVTTADPVLEPPIITINTVLSLLALDYPANKLVCYVSDDGCSPLNFYALLEASKFVKLWEPFCKNYNIQLRVPFRYFSHNTNPPNTEHSPQFIQDWLSLKKEYESLCSKIMNAAQNSIPLIGEFAIFSNTQLRNHPTIIKVICENKGLSDELPHLVYVSREKKKQHPHHYKAGAMNVLTRVSGVMTNAPFILNVDCDMYVHNPKIVLHALCILPDSKGEKEVAFSQCIQQFYDALKDDPFGNQLVATFFYLGGGLAGLQGIFYIGTNCLHRRKVIYGLSPDHHIQNGKKDHDITNGKFSKKKRIFGSSKGFVGSTTDALEGKTLASNNNIWKYVEAAKEVVSCEYEYDTAWGKEVGWMYGTTSEDALTGLKIHTKGWRFEVCSPDLIAFMGCSPKDIITVMVQQRRWVSGLLEILLSNHCPIFGTLFGKLQFRQCLGYLWVTTWGLRCVPEICYSLLPAYCIINNSTFLPKELGQWIPTTLFVIYNISTFVEYLGTGFSIRTWWNSQRMARITTTNAWFFGLLSIVLKLMRTSDTVFEITKKQQSSSNESAKENNGRFIFNESPIFIPGTTILLIQLIALVTKLLGWQPRVRNGHGSGIGEVLCCSYLVVCYSPFFKGLFGKGKYGIPLSTICKSMVLAFLFVYFGKAY; encoded by the exons atggtgtctactcaGTCCAACGCAATTGATtatggcttcatacccaacaaccTATTTGTGACAACTGCAGACCCAGTGCTTGAGCCACCTATCATCACAATCAACACTGTGTTGTCTCTGTTGGCACTTGATTATCCTGCAAACAAGCTAGTTTGCTATGTTTCTGATGATGGATGCTCCCCTCTTAACTTCTATGCCCTTCTGGAAGCTTCTAAGTTTGTTAAGCTTTGGGAGCCTTTCTGTAAGAACTACAACATTCAACTTAGAGTGCCCTTCAGATACTTCTCTCACAACACCAACCCTCCCAACACTGAACATTCCCCACAATTTATTCAAGACTGGCTAAGTCTCAAG AAGGAGTATGAGAGCCTATGCAGTAAAATTATGAATGCAGCACAAAATTCGATTCCTCTCATAGGAGAATTTGCTATATTCTCAAATACACAGCTTCGAAATCATCCAACCATAATTAAG GTAATATGCGAAAACAAAGGTCTTTCAGACGAGTTGCCACACTTAGTCTACGTATCTAGAGAAAAGAAGAAGCAACATCCACATCATTATAAAGCTGGTGCCATGAATGTGTTG ACAAGAGTTTCCGGAGTGATGACAAATGCTCCCTTTATCCTGAACGTAGATTGTGACATGTATGTTCATAATCCAAAGATTGTTCTGCACGCCCTCTGCATTTTACCAGATTCAAAGGGAGAGAAAGAAGTTGCATTTTCACAATGTATCCAACAATTCTACGATGCATTGAAGGATGACCCTTTTGGAAATCAACTTGTGGCAACGTTTTTT TACCTAGGTGGTGGATTAGCAGGACTCCAAGGGATATTTTACATAGGAACAAATTGCTTGCACCGAAGAAAAGTAATTTATGGCCTTTCTCCTGATCATCACATTCAAAATGGAAAGAAGGATCATGACATCACAAATG GGAAATTctcaaaaaagaaaagaatatttgGAAGTTCAAAGGGGTTTGTGGGATCAACTACTGATGCTTTGGAAGGGAAGACATTGGCTTccaataataatatttggaAATATGTTGAGGCAGCAAAAGAAGTTGTCAGTTGTGAATATGAATATGACACTGCTTGGGGTAAAGAG GTGGGTTGGATGTACGGAACAACATCAGAAGATGCGCTTACAGGGCTGAAAATCCACACAAAAGGTTGGAGATTTGAAGTGTGTTCACCAGATCTTATAGCCTTTATGGGTTGCTCACCTAAAGATATCATAACTGTAATGGTCCAACAAAGAAGATGGGTCTCAGGGTTGCTTGAAATTCTCCTAAGCAACCACTGTCCAATTTTTGGAACCCTATTTGGTAAGCTTCAATTCAGACAATGCTTGGGCTATCTTTGGGTCACCACTTGGGGCTTAAGATGTGTTCCTGAAATATGCTACAGTCTTCTCCCTGCATATTGCATCATCAACAACTCTACTTTCTTGCCCAAG GAACTTGGACAATGGATTCCTACCACTTTGTTTGTGATTTACAACATAAGTACTTTTGTAGAGTACTTGGGAACAGGGTTTTCAATTCGAACATGGTGGAACTCTCAAAGAATGGCAAGGATAACCACCACAAATGCTTGGTTTTTTGGATTATTGAGCATTGTGCTTAAGCTAATGAGAACATCAGACACTGTCTTtgaaataacaaaaaaacaGCAATCATCATCCAACGAGAGTGCTAAGGAAAACAATGGTAGATTCATTTTCAACGAGTCTCCAATTTTTATACCTGGCACAACTATTTTGCTTATTCAACTAATAGCATTGGTTACCAAGTTGTTGGGATGGCAACCACGTGTTAGAAATGGACATGGATCTGGCATAGGAGAAGTGTTATGTTGTTCATATTTGGTTGTTTGCTACTCGCcatttttcaaaggtttatttggCAAAGGAAAATATGGAATTCCCTTATCCACGATATGCAAGTCAATGGTGTTGGCTTTCCTTTTTGTGTACTTTGGCAAAGCTTATTAA